The following are encoded together in the Ignatzschineria indica genome:
- a CDS encoding Rne/Rng family ribonuclease — protein sequence MKRMLINATQQEEMRVALVDGQHLYDLDIENVATKQKKANIYKGKITRIEPSLEACFVDYGSERHGFLPFKEISKEYFKNPQDHQMAVKDQLEEGLELIIQVEREERGNKGAALTTYISLAGRYLVLMPNNPRAGGVSRRISGKSRAEIRDAMADLVVPEEMGLIVRTAGMGRTAEELQWDLDYLIMLWEAIQEAGTKHPAPLLIFQESNIIIRALRDYYRSDIGEILIDDEEVFKEAEVFINTIMPQIGDKIKLYDDQIPLFTRFQVESQIQTAYERNVRLPSGGALVFDHTEALVSIDINSGRSTKGADIEDTALNTNLEAAEEIARQLKLRDLGGLVVIDFIDMLDSKNQRKVESALHDALASDRARIQVGQISRFGLLEMSRQRLRPSLDETSHIVCPRCEGQGTIRDTKSLALGILRLIEEECLKERTSELVIQVPVNVAVYLLNEKRSDVEDIESRLKVRVIVIPDTELETPHFKMTRYRINDDETGADSESHIIKEELTIDDIRNQAVIANKKLMEKPAVSGISPMAPPPKVEEAAPEATEKNFVQKTEAVLSSIFNYVKALFNKTTQSDDKAEKKKKEVKNPREQRNNNRNRDNQQRNNRGRNNQQRQRNQRHNHPSRNTIETVEREVDINAEFNQTTQQNEPKENNRRNNQNQQQNQQQERNSQNQRRNQQNRAQQEAQNGQERQQRNERNERNNAHNEADNDKNQQTAQTQQATDRNNQARDNENSQRNKERNERQNERQNQRQKRRDEGGDEAKKEQVTESKEHSSEEKSEERAPRQRNRRDRDQRSDSKKSGNRNNRVQEEEIIEVKVGEEVKQRVIRTGRPRIAKEKQEQLKQVEEKAQTHDQPAEKEVLTTKSEATKKAEAPKNTDADHIAREKEMGKKPSKEQADKRVAESIVEKERATADQPAPKDEKAQQIAVETASREEQATQKNGAQEPSKSEADTMKADIKLSASDDKMPATQADAKDEMHLPKEEHNLAPEKAAVTTEQAKEGNREITDNHDSHDSSHSIPATTSKEVKAETAVAQNDKQPEQKAAIPQVEKSIVTEDQKAVESNEKMAIQSSDSRMEDPEEKAAETTAEVEEKAIEKITENEVNRASPRD from the coding sequence ATGAAGCGGATGCTAATTAATGCAACTCAACAAGAAGAGATGCGAGTTGCCCTCGTTGATGGACAACACCTATATGATTTAGATATTGAAAATGTGGCCACAAAACAGAAAAAGGCCAATATTTACAAAGGTAAAATCACCCGAATCGAGCCCTCTTTAGAGGCTTGCTTTGTCGATTATGGTTCTGAACGCCATGGCTTTTTACCCTTTAAAGAGATCTCTAAAGAGTACTTTAAAAACCCTCAAGATCATCAGATGGCAGTTAAAGATCAGCTCGAAGAGGGTCTTGAGCTTATTATTCAAGTTGAACGTGAAGAGCGCGGCAATAAAGGGGCGGCCCTCACCACTTATATCTCTCTTGCCGGGCGCTATCTTGTATTAATGCCCAATAATCCTCGCGCAGGGGGTGTTTCACGCCGCATTTCAGGAAAGAGCCGTGCCGAGATTAGAGATGCGATGGCTGATTTAGTTGTTCCAGAAGAGATGGGGCTAATCGTGCGCACAGCAGGAATGGGAAGAACCGCAGAAGAGCTACAGTGGGATCTCGATTATCTCATTATGCTGTGGGAAGCGATTCAAGAAGCAGGAACAAAACATCCAGCCCCTCTTCTAATATTCCAAGAGAGTAATATTATTATTCGCGCACTTCGCGACTATTATCGTAGTGACATTGGCGAGATATTGATCGACGATGAGGAGGTCTTTAAAGAGGCCGAAGTCTTTATCAATACCATCATGCCGCAAATTGGCGATAAGATTAAACTCTATGATGATCAGATTCCTCTCTTTACAAGATTTCAGGTGGAGTCACAGATTCAGACGGCTTATGAGCGCAATGTCCGCTTGCCATCAGGAGGCGCCCTCGTATTTGACCATACAGAAGCACTCGTATCGATCGATATTAACTCAGGCCGCTCAACAAAGGGGGCCGACATTGAAGATACCGCTCTCAACACAAACCTTGAAGCAGCGGAAGAGATCGCTCGTCAATTAAAACTTCGTGATCTCGGTGGTCTAGTCGTTATCGATTTTATCGATATGCTCGATAGCAAAAATCAACGTAAAGTTGAGTCAGCACTCCATGACGCACTCGCATCGGATAGAGCCAGAATTCAGGTAGGACAGATCTCACGATTTGGGCTATTAGAGATGTCTCGCCAAAGATTACGCCCATCACTTGATGAAACTTCACATATTGTTTGTCCTCGCTGTGAAGGGCAAGGAACCATTCGAGATACCAAATCTTTAGCATTGGGCATTCTTCGTCTCATTGAAGAAGAGTGTTTAAAAGAGCGCACTTCTGAACTCGTGATTCAAGTTCCCGTAAATGTCGCGGTCTACCTCTTAAATGAGAAGCGATCTGATGTAGAAGATATTGAATCTCGCCTAAAAGTTCGGGTAATTGTGATCCCTGACACAGAACTTGAGACCCCACACTTTAAGATGACTCGTTATCGCATCAACGATGATGAGACAGGTGCAGATAGTGAATCGCATATCATTAAAGAAGAACTTACAATCGATGATATTCGAAATCAGGCCGTCATTGCCAATAAGAAATTGATGGAAAAGCCAGCTGTTTCAGGAATCTCTCCTATGGCTCCTCCACCAAAAGTTGAGGAAGCGGCGCCCGAAGCAACTGAGAAAAACTTTGTTCAAAAAACTGAAGCAGTTTTAAGCTCAATCTTTAACTATGTCAAAGCACTCTTTAATAAGACAACCCAGAGTGATGATAAAGCTGAAAAGAAGAAAAAAGAGGTAAAAAACCCTCGCGAACAACGCAATAATAATCGTAATCGCGATAACCAACAGCGCAACAATCGTGGACGCAACAATCAACAACGTCAACGTAATCAACGCCATAATCACCCTAGTCGCAATACGATCGAGACTGTTGAACGCGAAGTTGATATAAATGCGGAATTTAATCAAACGACTCAACAAAATGAGCCGAAAGAGAATAATCGTCGCAATAATCAGAATCAACAACAGAATCAGCAGCAAGAGCGTAATAGCCAGAATCAACGTCGCAATCAGCAAAATCGAGCCCAACAAGAAGCACAAAATGGGCAAGAGAGACAGCAGAGAAATGAGCGGAATGAGCGCAATAATGCACACAATGAAGCTGATAATGATAAAAATCAGCAAACCGCCCAAACTCAACAAGCGACCGATAGAAACAATCAAGCTCGCGATAATGAGAACTCTCAGCGCAATAAAGAGCGCAATGAACGACAAAATGAGCGTCAAAATCAGCGCCAAAAACGTCGCGATGAGGGGGGTGATGAAGCAAAAAAAGAGCAAGTCACGGAGAGCAAAGAGCATAGCTCTGAAGAGAAATCGGAAGAGAGAGCGCCTCGTCAACGCAATCGTCGCGATCGAGATCAACGATCTGATTCTAAAAAGTCTGGCAACAGAAACAATAGAGTTCAGGAAGAAGAGATCATCGAAGTAAAAGTTGGTGAAGAAGTTAAACAACGCGTTATTAGAACCGGTCGTCCTAGAATCGCTAAAGAGAAGCAAGAGCAACTCAAACAGGTCGAGGAGAAAGCACAAACCCACGATCAACCTGCTGAAAAAGAGGTCCTAACGACAAAATCAGAAGCTACAAAAAAAGCTGAGGCGCCAAAAAACACTGATGCTGATCATATCGCTCGCGAAAAGGAGATGGGTAAAAAACCATCTAAAGAGCAAGCAGATAAAAGAGTGGCTGAAAGCATTGTAGAGAAAGAGAGAGCGACAGCTGATCAACCAGCACCAAAAGATGAAAAAGCTCAACAGATTGCAGTAGAAACAGCATCTAGAGAGGAGCAAGCTACTCAAAAAAATGGTGCTCAAGAGCCGTCTAAAAGTGAAGCTGACACAATGAAAGCAGATATTAAGCTCTCGGCCTCTGATGATAAGATGCCAGCAACACAAGCAGATGCTAAAGATGAAATGCATCTTCCAAAAGAGGAGCATAATCTAGCGCCGGAGAAAGCAGCTGTCACTACAGAGCAAGCAAAAGAGGGGAATAGAGAGATCACCGACAATCATGATTCTCATGATTCGTCTCACTCTATTCCTGCGACGACATCGAAAGAAGTTAAGGCTGAGACGGCTGTAGCGCAAAATGACAAACAACCAGAACAGAAAGCAGCAATACCACAGGTTGAAAAGTCTATTGTGACAGAGGATCAAAAAGCCGTTGAATCAAACGAGAAAATGGCGATCCAATCATCTGATTCAAGAATGGAAGATCCGGAAGAAAAAGCTGCCGAAACAACAGCTGAAGTAGAAGAAAAAGCGATCGAAAAAATCACCGAAAACGAGGTAAATAGAGCCTCGCCACGTGATTAA
- a CDS encoding tyrosine recombinase XerC, with protein MSNIIEINREIDSPLKREANLFLREYQKVYSPHSTRVKQQALTQLILYLQSRDIETWQQCDERLLREYLIFRAKGDRRHDRERLSASSLETHLAALRIFFTALLEQEIIPYNPARLISPPKRGDRLPKVVEAELLKQILDRPPENALEKRDLAILELLYSSGLRLAEIASLNLSHLDLNEQLVRVIDGKGGKDRLVPVGQVALSAIKEWLSIRQELSAATVLDQDSEALFISQKGGRLSDRQISRRVKRYAEQSGVNINLHPHLLRHSMATHVLESSQDIRLVQELLGHADISTTQVYTHLNFNHLAKVFDAAHPRAKRKKESDK; from the coding sequence ATGTCAAATATTATTGAGATAAATAGAGAAATTGATTCGCCCTTGAAGAGAGAGGCGAATCTTTTTTTAAGAGAGTATCAAAAAGTCTACTCCCCCCATAGCACTAGAGTAAAACAGCAAGCTTTAACGCAATTAATTCTCTATCTGCAATCGCGAGATATTGAGACTTGGCAACAATGTGATGAGCGTCTTTTGCGTGAGTATCTTATTTTTAGAGCTAAAGGGGATCGTCGCCATGATCGTGAACGCTTAAGTGCTTCAAGTCTTGAAACGCATCTTGCCGCTTTAAGAATCTTCTTTACGGCTCTATTAGAACAAGAGATTATTCCTTATAATCCTGCACGTCTCATTTCCCCCCCTAAAAGAGGGGATCGTTTACCTAAGGTTGTTGAAGCAGAGTTACTAAAGCAGATTTTAGATCGCCCACCAGAGAATGCGCTCGAGAAGCGTGATCTTGCTATTTTAGAATTGCTCTATTCAAGTGGACTTCGTCTTGCAGAGATCGCTTCCCTTAATCTATCGCATCTTGATCTTAATGAGCAGCTAGTGCGCGTGATCGATGGGAAAGGGGGGAAGGATCGACTTGTTCCTGTAGGGCAGGTCGCACTGAGTGCAATTAAGGAGTGGCTTTCGATTCGTCAGGAGTTATCTGCTGCAACAGTGCTAGATCAAGATAGTGAGGCTCTCTTTATCTCTCAAAAAGGGGGAAGGCTCTCAGATCGGCAAATTAGCCGCCGTGTGAAGCGTTATGCAGAGCAGAGTGGGGTTAATATTAATCTTCATCCCCATCTATTGCGACATTCAATGGCGACCCATGTTTTAGAATCGAGTCAAGATATTCGCTTGGTGCAAGAGCTGCTAGGGCATGCTGATATCTCAACAACGCAGGTCTATACCCATCTTAATTTTAACCATTTGGCGAAGGTTTTTGATGCCGCTCATCCTCGAGCGAAGCGTAAAAAAGAGTCAGACAAATAA
- the minE gene encoding cell division topological specificity factor MinE, translating into MFQLLFGKRRKSNTASIAKERLQIIVAHERVKNMDGNPDFMQDLQRDILEVVRRYLPVESEQINIAMERDGDCDVLELNIVLSDDEK; encoded by the coding sequence ATGTTTCAGCTGTTATTCGGCAAGCGTCGTAAATCAAATACGGCATCGATTGCAAAAGAGCGCTTACAAATTATTGTTGCGCATGAGCGTGTAAAGAATATGGATGGAAATCCAGATTTTATGCAAGATCTTCAACGAGATATTTTGGAGGTCGTCCGTCGTTATTTGCCGGTAGAATCTGAGCAGATCAATATAGCGATGGAGCGTGACGGAGACTGTGACGTTTTAGAGTTAAATATCGTTTTATCGGATGATGAAAAATAG
- a CDS encoding peroxiredoxin: protein MTFDTDFTYRIPKTVGDTLEAFEVVAAKPGFNNPEENGVSAFETITEKSFPGKWKIIYFYPKDFTFVCPTEIVEFDKIAKEFEDRDAVLMGGSTDNEFCKLAWRRAHPDLDKLGHYSFADPAGDLVDMLGVRDEESGVCLRATFIVDPHNVIQHVSVNPDSVGRNVPEVLRILDALQTDELCPCNRPVGGETL, encoded by the coding sequence ATGACTTTTGATACAGACTTTACTTACCGCATCCCAAAAACTGTGGGTGATACTTTAGAAGCTTTTGAAGTTGTTGCTGCAAAACCTGGTTTTAACAATCCAGAAGAGAATGGTGTTTCTGCATTTGAAACAATCACAGAAAAATCATTCCCAGGCAAATGGAAAATTATCTACTTCTATCCAAAAGACTTTACTTTTGTCTGCCCAACAGAGATCGTTGAGTTTGATAAAATCGCTAAAGAATTTGAAGACCGTGATGCAGTACTCATGGGCGGATCTACAGATAACGAATTCTGTAAATTAGCTTGGAGACGCGCGCATCCAGATTTAGATAAATTAGGTCACTACTCATTTGCTGACCCAGCAGGTGATTTAGTTGATATGCTTGGCGTTCGTGATGAAGAGTCAGGTGTTTGCTTACGTGCAACATTTATCGTAGACCCACACAATGTTATCCAACACGTATCTGTAAACCCAGACAGCGTTGGTCGTAACGTTCCTGAAGTTTTACGTATCCTTGATGCGCTTCAAACTGATGAGCTTTGCCCATGTAACCGTCCAGTAGGCGGTGAAACTCTCTAA
- a CDS encoding aspartate ammonia-lyase translates to MGYRSEVDLLGELLVPSDAYYGIHTQRAINNFTISTQKNRDNPQFIYGLAAVKKAAAKANMDLGAIKPEVGNAIVAACDLLLKDDTYYQHFPIDAFQGGAGTSLNMNVNEVIANLALETLGLEKGRYDVINPNDHVNESQSTNDAYPTGMRVAFYKVSEALIEAADYLYQGLKEKEREFSEVLKMGRTQLQDAVPMTLGMEFGAFAYQIKAGIDYLKLARQTLLSINLGGTAIGTGINTPDGYAQLAAQYLSEITGFSFKPADDLIAATSDLSDFVYFHSALKGFAVKLSKMANDLRLLSSGPRAGLKEINLPELQAGSSIMPAKINPVLPEAVNNACFKVFGNDTTVLTAAEAGQLQLNAMEPVIAQSTFESMMLLMNSCRSLQDRCIEGITANESYCLNYILNSIGIITYLNPIIGHGEGDIVGRICAKTGKSVRDVVLERGLMGAEEFDEMFSLENLRKTLGLH, encoded by the coding sequence ATGGGTTATCGGTCAGAAGTTGATTTGTTAGGGGAATTATTAGTACCAAGTGATGCTTACTACGGCATTCACACCCAGCGAGCAATCAATAACTTCACCATTTCAACCCAGAAGAACCGAGATAATCCACAATTTATTTATGGCTTAGCAGCAGTAAAAAAAGCAGCAGCAAAGGCAAATATGGATCTAGGAGCTATCAAACCTGAAGTAGGGAATGCCATTGTTGCGGCATGTGATCTGCTTCTAAAGGATGATACTTACTACCAACATTTCCCTATTGATGCATTCCAAGGTGGCGCAGGAACTTCACTTAACATGAATGTGAATGAAGTGATTGCCAATCTTGCGCTCGAAACGCTAGGACTTGAGAAAGGGCGTTATGATGTTATTAATCCTAATGACCATGTTAATGAATCTCAGTCGACAAATGATGCGTATCCAACAGGAATGCGAGTCGCTTTTTATAAAGTATCTGAGGCATTAATTGAAGCGGCAGATTATCTATACCAAGGGTTGAAGGAGAAGGAGAGAGAGTTTTCTGAAGTCTTAAAAATGGGGCGTACACAGTTACAAGATGCGGTACCTATGACTTTAGGAATGGAGTTTGGAGCATTTGCATATCAGATTAAGGCGGGTATCGATTATTTAAAACTTGCCCGACAAACATTGCTCTCGATTAACTTAGGGGGAACGGCTATCGGTACAGGGATCAATACTCCCGATGGTTATGCTCAACTTGCAGCTCAATATCTCTCGGAGATTACAGGGTTCTCCTTTAAACCGGCGGATGATCTTATCGCCGCAACATCAGATTTATCAGATTTTGTCTATTTCCATTCAGCATTAAAAGGCTTTGCTGTTAAGTTGTCTAAAATGGCAAATGATCTTCGTCTTCTCTCTTCAGGTCCTCGAGCAGGATTGAAAGAGATCAATCTCCCTGAATTACAGGCGGGAAGCTCGATTATGCCGGCAAAGATCAATCCTGTATTGCCAGAAGCTGTTAATAATGCCTGCTTTAAGGTGTTTGGAAATGATACAACGGTTTTAACTGCTGCTGAAGCAGGGCAATTGCAACTTAATGCGATGGAGCCTGTTATTGCACAATCGACTTTTGAGTCGATGATGTTGTTGATGAACTCTTGTCGTTCTTTACAAGATCGTTGTATTGAGGGGATTACTGCAAATGAGAGTTACTGCCTCAACTATATTTTGAACTCCATCGGTATTATCACCTATCTCAATCCAATTATTGGTCATGGTGAGGGGGATATTGTAGGGCGTATCTGTGCTAAAACAGGTAAGAGCGTTCGTGATGTTGTCTTAGAGCGTGGTTTAATGGGTGCTGAAGAATTTGATGAGATGTTCTCATTAGAGAATCTTCGGAAAACATTAGGATTGCACTAA
- the minD gene encoding septum site-determining protein MinD, with protein MARIIVVTSGKGGVGKTTTSASIAAGLAKNGHKTAVIDFDVGLRNLDLIMGCERRVVYDFVNVVNDEASLAQTLIKDRRLENLYILPASQTRDKDALTKEGVEKVMKELDGMGFEFIICDSPAGIEKGAQLAMYFADDAIVTTNPEVSSVRDSDRILGILASKTKRAEEGKEVNQHLVINRYNPTRAANGDMLSVNDILDILGIPLLGVVPESQAVLQCSNSGEPVIMNEESDAGQAFNDIVERFLGKDLPHRFIEAPKRGFFGRIFGG; from the coding sequence GTGGCTAGAATCATAGTTGTAACATCCGGAAAGGGTGGTGTAGGTAAAACGACGACGAGTGCGAGCATTGCAGCTGGGCTTGCAAAAAATGGACATAAGACCGCTGTGATCGACTTCGATGTGGGTTTACGTAATTTAGACCTTATCATGGGATGTGAGCGTCGTGTTGTGTACGATTTTGTTAATGTTGTGAATGATGAAGCATCATTGGCACAGACCTTGATTAAGGATCGTCGTCTTGAGAATCTCTACATTCTTCCCGCTTCCCAAACACGTGATAAAGATGCTCTAACGAAAGAGGGTGTTGAAAAGGTGATGAAAGAACTCGATGGGATGGGCTTTGAGTTTATTATCTGTGATTCGCCCGCGGGGATTGAGAAAGGTGCACAGCTTGCGATGTACTTTGCAGATGATGCTATTGTAACGACCAATCCAGAGGTCTCATCTGTTCGAGATTCCGATCGTATCTTAGGGATTCTTGCTAGTAAGACAAAGAGAGCAGAAGAGGGAAAAGAGGTTAATCAGCATCTTGTTATTAACCGTTATAATCCAACCCGTGCCGCAAATGGCGATATGCTCTCTGTGAATGATATTTTAGACATTCTTGGTATTCCCCTTTTAGGAGTGGTTCCAGAGTCTCAGGCCGTATTGCAATGTTCTAACTCAGGGGAGCCTGTGATTATGAACGAGGAGTCAGATGCAGGACAAGCCTTTAATGACATTGTTGAGCGTTTTCTTGGAAAAGATCTCCCTCATCGTTTTATTGAAGCGCCTAAGAGAGGCTTCTTTGGACGTATTTTTGGAGGTTAG
- the minC gene encoding septum site-determining protein MinC — protein sequence MSQSKIYQLKGELSTMMVLYLRGIDLKLLEDELSRQIDSSPQLFRGIPIIVDLSAIKVGNSLDLKWLKNLLLNRDLIPVGLRNANEDLAVKAGNAGWALLAGNGGRSREIELNSAEIVAKEQREISHEEVAEEVTPQEVVEPAEPIETMMHVQQVRSGQQLSVPQGDLVVINSVNEGAELLVDGNIHVYGALRGRALAGIHGNRSARIFCQSLEAELVAIAGFYRMQEDIPAELRGKTVQIYLDQDELKIEQLVK from the coding sequence ATGTCTCAAAGTAAAATTTATCAATTGAAGGGAGAGCTATCAACGATGATGGTTCTCTATTTGAGAGGAATAGATCTAAAATTATTAGAGGATGAGCTATCAAGACAGATTGATAGCTCTCCTCAATTATTTAGAGGTATTCCAATAATTGTTGATCTATCTGCGATTAAAGTGGGTAATAGTTTAGATCTTAAGTGGTTGAAGAATCTGCTACTCAATAGAGATCTTATTCCGGTAGGTTTAAGAAATGCTAATGAAGATTTAGCTGTTAAGGCGGGCAATGCTGGATGGGCTCTTTTGGCTGGTAACGGTGGTCGTTCGCGTGAAATTGAGCTCAATAGCGCTGAAATTGTTGCGAAAGAGCAGCGTGAAATATCGCATGAAGAGGTAGCAGAAGAGGTGACACCTCAAGAGGTTGTAGAACCTGCTGAACCCATCGAGACAATGATGCATGTCCAACAAGTTCGTTCAGGACAGCAACTATCTGTTCCTCAAGGGGATCTGGTGGTGATCAATTCTGTCAATGAAGGGGCTGAGTTACTAGTCGATGGTAATATTCATGTCTATGGTGCTTTAAGAGGTCGTGCTCTAGCTGGTATTCATGGCAATCGATCTGCAAGAATCTTCTGCCAATCATTAGAAGCGGAGTTAGTTGCAATAGCTGGTTTCTATCGGATGCAAGAGGATATTCCCGCTGAGCTTAGAGGGAAAACGGTTCAGATCTATCTTGATCAAGATGAGCTTAAGATTGAGCAGTTAGTAAAGTAG
- a CDS encoding RNA-binding S4 domain-containing protein codes for MRLDKWLWAARFYKTRRLATEEINKGRVKVNGIEAKPSRTIIVGDLVTIRKLQMIYEVKVCLLIEQRGPASVATTMYQETEASIARREHERELRKLSPQPHSETRSSRDKKRLRDVKQGKYFKS; via the coding sequence ATGCGTCTAGATAAATGGTTATGGGCTGCCCGATTTTATAAGACTCGCCGTCTGGCTACGGAGGAGATTAATAAGGGGCGCGTAAAAGTCAACGGCATTGAGGCCAAGCCTTCCAGAACTATCATCGTAGGTGATTTAGTAACGATAAGGAAGTTACAAATGATCTACGAAGTCAAAGTGTGCTTGCTTATCGAGCAACGCGGTCCAGCATCTGTAGCAACGACAATGTATCAAGAGACAGAGGCGAGTATTGCTCGACGAGAGCACGAGCGTGAGCTTCGCAAGTTATCTCCGCAGCCTCACTCTGAAACGAGGAGCAGTCGAGATAAAAAACGTTTAAGAGACGTGAAACAAGGAAAATATTTTAAATCGTAA
- a CDS encoding tetratricopeptide repeat protein — MKRNAIFLISLLVLTACAATAPEGARVRPIQGQPYEPSFPDNSGAVKAYALQDSPVQAPQSNEVGFLGSQQPQQTPMEAPVFPAPSSSNWPATTAGTATPQATFPATTAPAPAIPAPNSGVKTAAATPPAPATPVAPTPPAAPSGGNAVKVLLDDARKAVQENRLDKAASSLERAVRLEPRNASIWYDLAQIRLHQKNYAAAEQMANKSISFTKNEDLIKRNRQIIAAAQSARSAGN; from the coding sequence GTGAAAAGAAATGCCATTTTTTTAATAAGTCTATTAGTCTTAACGGCCTGTGCTGCCACAGCGCCCGAGGGAGCTCGCGTTCGTCCTATCCAAGGACAACCTTATGAGCCTAGCTTCCCTGACAATAGCGGTGCGGTAAAAGCATACGCGCTACAAGATTCACCGGTTCAAGCTCCTCAAAGTAATGAGGTTGGTTTTTTAGGTTCTCAACAACCACAACAAACACCAATGGAGGCACCTGTATTCCCTGCCCCTTCGTCGTCTAACTGGCCTGCAACCACTGCTGGTACTGCAACTCCACAAGCGACATTCCCGGCAACTACAGCTCCCGCCCCTGCTATTCCTGCACCCAACAGTGGTGTTAAGACAGCAGCGGCAACGCCTCCAGCTCCTGCAACACCTGTAGCGCCGACGCCTCCAGCAGCACCGTCTGGCGGTAATGCTGTTAAAGTTCTCCTCGATGATGCACGCAAAGCAGTTCAAGAGAATCGTCTCGATAAAGCGGCTAGTTCGCTTGAAAGAGCTGTTCGCTTAGAGCCGAGAAATGCAAGTATTTGGTACGATCTTGCACAGATTCGTCTTCATCAGAAAAACTATGCAGCAGCCGAACAGATGGCCAATAAATCTATTAGCTTTACTAAGAACGAAGATCTCATTAAACGAAATCGTCAAATTATCGCGGCAGCGCAAAGTGCTCGCTCAGCGGGTAACTAG